The Flavobacterium marginilacus genome window below encodes:
- the ntrB gene encoding nitrate ABC transporter permease, with amino-acid sequence MSNSTTAAIETEAIAGSNPLLKTFGKVIKKKSLKKASRYIIEKAKSIAFACIGLAVFCGFWAALSIYTKEALPSPLATLKVLYEMLSDPFYDYGPNDKGIGLQLFVSIKTVLTGFLLGSLFAIPFGILIGASSFFKKIFYPIVQFLKPVSPLAWFPIGLVVFKDTGLATIFIVFITSLWSTLINTAFGVGTIPQDHKNVAKAFGFSKWRYLTKVVFPYTLPHIITGLRLSISVAWLVIVAGEMLSGGAGIGFFVWDSWNALSLEKVISAIIIIGFVGIIFDGFFTMIENKVSYKA; translated from the coding sequence ATGTCAAATTCAACTACAGCAGCAATAGAAACAGAAGCGATAGCAGGAAGCAATCCTCTTCTAAAAACTTTTGGTAAAGTAATTAAGAAAAAAAGCCTCAAAAAAGCCTCACGTTATATAATTGAAAAAGCAAAATCAATTGCATTTGCCTGTATTGGACTGGCTGTTTTCTGTGGATTTTGGGCCGCATTAAGTATTTATACCAAAGAAGCTCTTCCAAGTCCGTTAGCAACATTAAAAGTATTGTACGAAATGCTGAGTGATCCGTTTTATGATTACGGTCCGAATGATAAAGGGATTGGACTGCAGTTGTTTGTTTCGATAAAAACCGTTTTGACGGGATTCTTGCTGGGTTCTTTGTTTGCAATCCCGTTTGGAATCCTGATTGGAGCCAGCTCGTTTTTCAAAAAAATATTTTATCCGATTGTTCAGTTCTTGAAACCGGTTTCGCCTTTGGCTTGGTTTCCAATAGGTCTGGTGGTTTTCAAGGACACTGGATTGGCAACTATATTCATCGTGTTTATTACTTCATTGTGGTCCACATTGATTAACACCGCTTTTGGAGTGGGAACGATTCCGCAGGATCATAAAAATGTTGCGAAAGCTTTTGGTTTTTCAAAATGGAGATACTTAACCAAAGTTGTTTTTCCATACACACTGCCCCATATCATCACAGGATTGCGATTGAGTATAAGTGTTGCGTGGCTGGTGATTGTAGCCGGCGAAATGCTTTCGGGCGGTGCGGGAATAGGATTTTTTGTGTGGGACAGCTGGAATGCATTGAGTTTGGAAAAAGTGATTTCGGCCATCATCATCATCGGATTTGTGGGAATTATTTTTGATGGATTTTTTACAATGATTGAAAATAAGGTATCGTATAAAGCTTAA
- a CDS encoding ABC transporter ATP-binding protein, with product MSYLEIKDLEISFPTPKGKYIAVRDINLSIKKGEIISIIGHSGCGKSTIMNAIGGMLTPTGGSVVLDDKNVKGPGPDRGIVFQNYSLLPWLTVENNIFQAVDSVMNCSLEEKHEIVIKNLKMVNLYQHKDKLPGQLSGGMKQRVAIARAFAINPGVLLMDEPFGALDALTKGAMQLEVLKLWNLNNREKTIVMITHDIEEALFLSDRIVVLHNGPASTIREIVHVNLPRPRNKIEIVKTPEYIELRDHLLHLLTDHFSIEDMGVTYKS from the coding sequence ATGAGCTATTTAGAAATAAAAGATTTGGAAATTTCTTTTCCAACTCCAAAAGGGAAATATATTGCAGTAAGAGATATCAATCTTTCAATCAAAAAAGGTGAAATCATATCGATTATCGGGCATTCGGGCTGCGGAAAATCGACCATTATGAATGCAATAGGAGGGATGCTGACCCCAACAGGAGGTTCGGTTGTACTGGATGACAAAAACGTAAAAGGACCTGGTCCGGACCGCGGAATTGTTTTTCAGAACTATTCACTATTGCCTTGGCTGACTGTGGAAAACAATATTTTTCAGGCGGTGGATTCGGTTATGAACTGTTCTCTCGAAGAAAAGCATGAAATTGTGATCAAGAATCTGAAAATGGTGAATTTGTACCAGCACAAAGACAAACTGCCGGGACAGCTCTCGGGCGGGATGAAGCAAAGGGTGGCTATCGCCAGAGCATTTGCAATCAATCCGGGAGTATTATTGATGGATGAACCTTTTGGTGCATTGGATGCTTTGACTAAAGGCGCAATGCAGCTGGAAGTTTTAAAATTATGGAACCTGAACAACAGAGAAAAAACAATCGTCATGATTACGCATGATATTGAGGAAGCGTTATTTTTATCTGATAGAATTGTGGTTTTGCATAATGGTCCGGCTTCTACCATTCGTGAGATTGTACATGTAAATCTGCCAAGACCAAGAAACAAAATCGAAATCGTAAAAACTCCAGAATACATTGAGCTGAGAGATCATTTATTACATCTCTTGACCGATCACTTTTCTATTGAAGATATGGGTGTTACCTACAAAAGTTAG
- the tatA gene encoding twin-arginine translocase TatA/TatE family subunit, with protein MGRLGVTEILLIIGVLLLLFGGKKIPELMKGLGSGIKEFKNAAKEDQPADKKEETKE; from the coding sequence ATGGGAAGATTAGGAGTTACAGAAATACTTTTGATTATTGGAGTTCTTTTATTACTTTTTGGAGGTAAAAAAATTCCAGAATTAATGAAAGGTTTAGGAAGCGGAATTAAAGAATTTAAAAACGCAGCCAAAGAAGATCAGCCAGCTGATAAAAAAGAAGAAACTAAAGAATAA